Proteins from one Lacrimispora sphenoides genomic window:
- a CDS encoding branched-chain amino acid ABC transporter permease codes for MKLKQVSKILLAILLLLVPLLFRNFNYGILICGFIGIYIIAISGLDLVFGYCGQISMGHAAFFAIGAYGSALLHKYLHLPILFTMVIAAVIATLIGALLAYPASKLVFHFLSLATVAFGEIVYQLVAQSPGGITGNFTGFYTDSINLLGFKINTNARFYYFALICVCIFLLMKHRLVKSKEGRAFLAIRENSHAADGMGIDVKRYKIIAFATSAFYTAFAGSMYAHYVRFISPETFSNRQSVMFLTMLLFGGTASLSGPIMGAAAVLLLNEGLRFAERYQMLIYGFMLLAVILLMPGGIYGIIKKQIDKRRVVS; via the coding sequence ATGAAATTAAAACAAGTTTCAAAAATACTGCTTGCAATTCTGCTCCTGCTGGTTCCGCTGCTGTTTCGGAATTTTAATTACGGAATTTTAATCTGCGGATTTATCGGGATTTATATAATTGCAATTTCCGGGCTTGACCTGGTGTTTGGATACTGCGGGCAGATTTCAATGGGGCATGCTGCCTTTTTCGCTATTGGAGCTTACGGTTCGGCGCTTCTCCACAAGTATCTGCATCTGCCTATTCTGTTTACCATGGTGATTGCGGCTGTGATTGCCACACTGATCGGTGCTTTGCTTGCATATCCGGCCTCTAAGCTGGTCTTTCACTTTCTTTCACTGGCAACGGTAGCATTCGGAGAGATTGTTTACCAGTTGGTCGCCCAGTCACCGGGAGGAATCACAGGTAACTTTACAGGCTTCTATACCGATTCTATCAATTTATTAGGTTTTAAGATTAATACCAATGCCAGATTTTATTATTTTGCACTTATTTGCGTATGTATCTTCTTACTGATGAAACACCGGCTGGTGAAATCCAAGGAAGGACGTGCCTTTTTAGCCATTCGTGAAAATTCCCATGCTGCGGACGGAATGGGAATTGATGTGAAGCGGTACAAGATTATTGCCTTTGCTACCAGTGCTTTTTATACGGCTTTTGCCGGTTCCATGTATGCACACTATGTACGTTTTATCAGTCCGGAGACATTTTCCAACAGACAGTCGGTTATGTTCTTAACGATGCTTCTTTTTGGCGGCACTGCTTCTTTAAGCGGACCGATTATGGGAGCTGCAGCCGTACTCCTATTGAATGAAGGACTTCGTTTTGCTGAGCGGTATCAGATGCTGATCTATGGATTTATGTTGTTAGCCGTTATTCTGCTGATGCCGGGCGGAATCTATGGCATCATTAAAAAGCAGATTGATAAAAGAAGGGTGGTGAGCTGA
- a CDS encoding ABC transporter substrate-binding protein, whose amino-acid sequence MFKKISAAVLSAAMICSLAACSQQSFTETTTAAASQTAAGSSAETTAQAAGTGGEFILGSPQPLTGVNAQAAQATLNGIMLAVEELNAEGGLNGQTIKLVTYDDQGSPEEAIKIANKMVEVDKVDAVIGPLLSTCQMAQGALLNDAKIPTIGIGLSPSFMENGWDYIVRSSLNSDYVMKILAQNMVDLDVHSLAIFSGQDDSSKKAAGSMKTEAEAVGITVTTTETYVDGDTDFSGQAAKLINTKPDAIYAATYANVQPIIAKQLRQFGFEGLCFNKELFQADSLRVAGSAANGWIFAYPYISYKTVDECDIPNMKEFIVKYDEKYGALPYHEGAMRGYDAVKVLAEGIKNAGSTDPDAIMAGIKSISGLEGLGGTFDYSSGDGEGLHSCNSYVIADEKYTVLDKWVDDGGFDAFKAGK is encoded by the coding sequence ATGTTCAAAAAGATTAGTGCAGCAGTTCTTTCGGCAGCTATGATTTGTTCGCTGGCAGCATGCTCACAGCAGAGCTTCACTGAAACCACAACCGCTGCAGCATCACAGACGGCAGCCGGCTCATCTGCTGAAACGACTGCCCAGGCTGCCGGTACAGGCGGTGAGTTTATTCTCGGTTCCCCACAGCCCTTAACCGGCGTGAACGCCCAGGCAGCCCAGGCAACCTTAAACGGAATCATGCTGGCAGTAGAAGAGCTGAATGCAGAAGGCGGTTTAAACGGACAGACGATCAAGCTGGTAACTTACGATGACCAGGGCTCACCGGAAGAGGCTATTAAGATTGCCAACAAGATGGTAGAGGTGGACAAGGTGGATGCGGTAATTGGGCCGCTTCTCAGTACCTGCCAGATGGCTCAGGGCGCGCTATTAAATGACGCAAAGATCCCAACGATCGGAATCGGCTTAAGCCCGTCCTTTATGGAGAATGGGTGGGATTATATCGTTAGATCATCTTTGAACAGCGATTATGTTATGAAGATCCTGGCTCAGAACATGGTAGATTTAGACGTTCATTCCCTGGCGATCTTCTCCGGTCAGGATGATTCTTCCAAAAAGGCAGCCGGATCTATGAAAACAGAGGCGGAAGCGGTAGGAATAACGGTTACTACGACAGAGACATATGTGGATGGAGACACAGATTTCTCCGGACAGGCAGCAAAGCTTATCAACACAAAGCCGGATGCAATCTATGCAGCAACCTATGCCAATGTACAGCCGATCATCGCAAAGCAGCTACGTCAGTTTGGTTTTGAAGGACTGTGCTTTAATAAAGAGCTGTTCCAGGCAGACAGCTTAAGAGTAGCCGGTTCTGCAGCCAACGGCTGGATTTTTGCTTATCCTTACATTTCCTACAAAACGGTAGATGAATGTGATATTCCTAACATGAAGGAATTTATCGTTAAGTACGATGAAAAATACGGCGCTCTGCCATATCATGAAGGCGCCATGAGAGGATATGATGCGGTAAAGGTTTTAGCTGAGGGAATAAAGAATGCCGGAAGCACCGATCCTGATGCTATTATGGCGGGCATTAAAAGCATAAGCGGATTAGAGGGTCTTGGCGGCACCTTTGATTACAGCAGCGGAGACGGCGAAGGATTGCATTCCTGCAACAGCTATGTAATTGCCGATGAGAAGTATACTGTGCTGGATAAATGGGTAGACGACGGCGGATTTGATGCATTTAAGGCAGGAAAGTAA
- a CDS encoding ABC transporter ATP-binding protein produces MAPLLEVKNLNYSYGNIHVVKDVNLYINEGEIVTLIGANGAGKTTTLRTISGLTDASGVKGEIIFNGKNIQKMPGNKITALGLCQVLEGRHIFSKLTVRENLLVGAYTRKDMDNVKKELEEIYTLFPRLRERMEQLGGTLSGGEQQMLAIGRALLGKPKLLLLDEPSLGLAPLVIREIFEAIVRIRNTGMTIMFVEQNSKIALETADRGYVVQNGQIVMEDTCENLASNEEVKKAYLGED; encoded by the coding sequence ATGGCGCCATTGCTTGAAGTAAAGAATTTGAATTATTCATATGGGAATATCCATGTGGTAAAGGATGTCAATCTCTATATTAATGAAGGTGAGATCGTAACCCTGATCGGAGCCAATGGAGCCGGAAAGACTACGACTCTGCGGACGATTTCCGGACTTACGGATGCCTCCGGAGTCAAAGGTGAAATTATCTTTAACGGAAAGAACATCCAGAAGATGCCCGGTAATAAGATTACTGCCCTGGGACTTTGTCAGGTTTTAGAGGGACGCCACATCTTTTCAAAGCTGACGGTCCGGGAAAATCTGCTGGTTGGTGCTTATACCCGTAAGGATATGGATAATGTAAAAAAGGAACTGGAAGAGATCTATACATTGTTTCCCCGTCTGCGGGAAAGAATGGAGCAGTTGGGCGGAACACTAAGCGGTGGAGAGCAGCAGATGCTTGCAATCGGAAGAGCGCTGCTTGGAAAACCGAAACTGCTGCTCTTAGACGAGCCTTCCCTTGGACTGGCTCCGTTGGTGATCAGAGAGATTTTTGAAGCGATTGTACGGATCCGTAATACCGGTATGACGATTATGTTTGTAGAGCAGAACTCTAAAATTGCATTAGAGACTGCAGACCGGGGATATGTGGTTCAGAACGGCCAGATTGTTATGGAAGATACCTGCGAAAATCTTGCCAGTAATGAAGAGGTGAAAAAGGCATATCTGGGAGAAGATTAG
- a CDS encoding branched-chain amino acid ABC transporter permease, with protein sequence MMLIQVVISGLVIGCVYGLIALGYSLIYKASGLMSFAQGDMLTLGAFLGYSFYGIFKLPFVISLVCVVLCMFFLGLFLEKAIIRTLLKNHVLPVYIVLATIAISYIIQNAAMLIWGTQTLSFPQIFPIPLVGVLGVKVQPEALFCILMSLVCMVALHIFMKYTRFGTAMRAAAMDATAARACGINVSFSTGVTWGLSAGVAATGGILLGPIYGVYTMLGAIIGRKGFSSAVIGGFGNMYGAIVGGILLGLVETCTSAYISSAYKDIISYSVLLLFLFIKPTGLFNEQALTD encoded by the coding sequence ATGATGTTAATACAAGTAGTGATATCAGGGCTTGTAATCGGCTGTGTGTACGGGCTTATTGCACTGGGATACAGTCTGATTTATAAAGCGTCCGGACTTATGAGCTTTGCCCAGGGAGATATGCTGACTTTGGGAGCGTTTCTTGGTTATAGCTTTTATGGAATTTTTAAGCTTCCTTTTGTAATTTCTCTGGTATGTGTGGTATTGTGTATGTTCTTTCTGGGCCTGTTTCTGGAAAAGGCCATTATTCGTACACTGCTTAAAAATCATGTTTTACCGGTTTATATTGTACTTGCAACCATCGCTATATCCTATATAATCCAAAATGCGGCAATGTTAATCTGGGGAACACAGACACTGTCATTTCCGCAGATTTTCCCGATTCCGCTGGTAGGCGTGCTTGGAGTTAAAGTACAGCCGGAAGCACTTTTTTGTATCCTGATGAGTCTGGTATGTATGGTGGCATTACATATATTTATGAAATATACCCGCTTTGGTACGGCAATGCGTGCGGCTGCCATGGATGCGACAGCTGCGCGGGCCTGCGGAATCAATGTTTCCTTCAGCACCGGCGTAACCTGGGGCTTATCAGCCGGCGTTGCGGCAACAGGCGGAATTTTACTTGGGCCTATTTACGGCGTTTATACCATGTTAGGAGCCATCATCGGAAGAAAAGGATTTTCCAGTGCGGTAATCGGCGGTTTTGGAAATATGTATGGCGCAATTGTAGGAGGAATTCTGCTTGGACTAGTGGAGACCTGTACTTCGGCGTACATCTCCTCTGCTTATAAGGATATTATATCCTATTCAGTGCTGCTTTTGTTTCTGTTTATAAAGCCTACGGGTCTTTTCAATGAGCAGGCGCTGACAGACTAA
- a CDS encoding ABC transporter ATP-binding protein: MLTVKDVTLRFGGLTAVNNVSLTIKQGTINGLIGPNGAGKTTFFNLISGVYTPNEGEIVFDGVKLNGKKCFEINHIGMSRTYQVINLFRKMTVVENVMVGLHPKMKSGYFSAILGTKGQREEEKEVLEKALDWLDFVGLRVNAYEMSGSLSYGKQRLLEIVRALASNPKLLLLDEPAAGMNSKEKEELFDILRKIQNLGVTILMIEHDMKLMMGITDYIFVLNYGKKLAEGTPVQIQNNPEVIAAYLGED; the protein is encoded by the coding sequence ATGCTGACAGTAAAAGATGTTACCTTGCGCTTTGGCGGGCTGACAGCCGTAAATAATGTGTCCCTTACGATTAAACAAGGCACGATCAATGGCCTGATCGGACCTAACGGAGCTGGAAAGACGACCTTTTTTAACCTGATCAGCGGTGTCTATACACCCAATGAGGGAGAGATTGTATTTGATGGTGTGAAGCTTAACGGGAAAAAATGCTTTGAGATCAATCACATCGGTATGTCCAGAACTTATCAGGTTATCAATTTATTCCGGAAGATGACAGTTGTGGAAAATGTAATGGTAGGGCTGCACCCTAAGATGAAATCAGGATATTTTTCCGCCATACTGGGAACAAAGGGTCAGAGGGAGGAAGAAAAGGAAGTGCTTGAGAAGGCATTGGACTGGCTGGATTTTGTAGGGCTTCGGGTTAATGCTTATGAGATGTCCGGTTCTTTATCCTACGGGAAACAGCGTCTGTTGGAGATTGTCCGTGCTCTGGCCAGCAATCCTAAGCTTCTGCTCCTAGATGAACCGGCAGCAGGAATGAACTCCAAGGAGAAAGAGGAGCTGTTTGATATTCTGCGCAAGATCCAGAATCTGGGCGTGACAATTTTAATGATTGAGCACGATATGAAACTGATGATGGGAATTACGGATTATATATTTGTTCTTAACTACGGCAAGAAGCTGGCGGAGGGAACGCCTGTCCAGATTCAGAATAATCCGGAAGTAATTGCAGCTTATTTAGGGGAGGATTAA
- a CDS encoding valine--tRNA ligase — translation MKELEKTYNPAGIEGKLYEKWLDKKYFHAEPNKDKKPFTIVMPPPNITGQLHMGHALDNTMQDILIRFKRMQGYEALWQPGTDHAAIATEVKVIESLKMQGIDKEELGRDGFLDKCWDWKKDYGSRIINQLHKLGSSADWDRERFTMDEGCSAAVQEVFIKLYEKGYIYKGSRIVNWCPVCQTSISDAEVIHEDQNGFFWHINYPIAGEEGRFVEIATTRPETLLGDTAVAVNPEDERYQDLIGKMLELPLTGREIPVVADSYVDKEFGTGCVKITPAHDPNDFEVGKRHSLPEINVMNDDATINLPGSKYHDMERYEARKAIVKDLEELGLLVKVAPHSHAVGIHDRCKTTVEPMVKQQWFVKMEEMAKPAIEALKTGELKFVPDRFDKSYLHWLENIRDWCISRQLWWGHRIPAYYCDQCGEIIVSKEVPTVCPKCGGTHLTQDEDTLDTWFSSALWPFSTLGWPEKTEDLEYFYPTDVLVTGYDIIFFWVIRMVFSGIEQTGKLPFHTVLMHGLVRDSEGRKMSKSLGNGINPLEVIEKYGADALRMTLITGNAPGNDMRFYWERVEASRNFANKVWNASRFIMMNIEKAPEAKAELSELTIADKWILSKANTLAKDVTENLDKYELGIALQKVYDFIWEEFCDWYIEMVKPRLWDDNDQTKAAAIWTLKTVLINSLKLLHPYMPFLTEEIFCNLQEEEESIMISSWPEYKEAWNFETDEHAVETIKEAVRGIRNVRTSMNVPPSRKAKVYVVSENQEILDIFEHSKVFFATLGYAGEVYLQKDKSGIADDAVSAVIHQAVIYMPFAELVDIEKEVERLKKEEERLSKELARVEGMLNNEKFVSKAPAAKLEEEKAKLEKYAQMMAQVKERLSQLS, via the coding sequence ATGAAAGAATTGGAGAAGACCTATAATCCGGCAGGGATTGAAGGCAAGCTTTATGAGAAATGGCTGGATAAGAAGTATTTCCATGCAGAACCAAACAAGGATAAAAAGCCCTTTACCATTGTAATGCCGCCTCCTAATATTACAGGACAGCTTCACATGGGGCATGCACTTGACAACACCATGCAGGATATTTTGATCCGCTTTAAGAGGATGCAAGGCTACGAGGCCCTGTGGCAGCCAGGTACAGACCATGCGGCCATTGCAACCGAAGTAAAGGTCATTGAAAGCTTAAAGATGCAGGGGATTGACAAAGAGGAACTGGGCAGGGATGGCTTTCTGGATAAATGCTGGGACTGGAAAAAGGATTATGGCAGCAGGATCATCAACCAGCTTCATAAGCTGGGATCCTCTGCTGACTGGGACAGAGAGCGTTTTACCATGGATGAAGGCTGTTCAGCAGCTGTTCAGGAAGTTTTTATCAAGCTCTATGAAAAAGGTTATATTTATAAAGGTTCCCGTATCGTAAACTGGTGTCCGGTTTGCCAGACTTCCATTTCTGATGCGGAAGTGATACATGAGGACCAGAATGGCTTCTTTTGGCATATCAATTATCCCATTGCAGGAGAAGAAGGCAGGTTTGTGGAGATTGCAACCACCAGGCCGGAAACCCTTCTTGGAGATACTGCGGTGGCAGTTAATCCGGAAGATGAGCGCTATCAGGACCTTATCGGAAAGATGTTAGAACTTCCGCTTACAGGCAGGGAGATACCGGTGGTAGCAGATTCCTATGTAGATAAGGAATTCGGTACCGGCTGTGTGAAGATCACCCCGGCCCACGACCCCAATGACTTTGAGGTAGGTAAGAGACACAGCCTTCCTGAAATAAATGTCATGAATGACGATGCCACCATCAACCTTCCGGGAAGCAAATATCATGACATGGAGCGTTATGAGGCCAGAAAAGCCATTGTGAAGGATCTTGAGGAGCTGGGGCTTTTGGTAAAGGTGGCTCCCCATTCCCATGCGGTAGGAATCCATGACCGCTGTAAGACCACCGTAGAACCGATGGTAAAGCAGCAGTGGTTTGTTAAGATGGAAGAGATGGCAAAGCCGGCAATTGAGGCTTTAAAAACAGGAGAACTGAAATTCGTTCCGGATAGATTTGATAAGTCATATCTTCACTGGCTTGAAAATATCCGTGACTGGTGTATTTCCAGGCAGCTTTGGTGGGGACATCGCATCCCGGCATATTATTGTGACCAGTGCGGAGAGATCATTGTATCGAAAGAAGTTCCGACCGTATGCCCCAAATGCGGAGGAACCCATCTGACTCAGGATGAGGATACCCTTGACACCTGGTTTTCCTCTGCTCTCTGGCCTTTCTCCACCTTAGGCTGGCCGGAAAAAACAGAGGACTTAGAATACTTCTATCCAACTGATGTACTGGTTACAGGCTATGACATTATTTTCTTCTGGGTAATCCGCATGGTATTTTCCGGAATCGAGCAGACCGGAAAGCTTCCTTTCCATACGGTGCTGATGCATGGCCTGGTAAGGGATTCCGAGGGCCGCAAGATGAGTAAATCCTTAGGAAACGGTATCAATCCTCTGGAGGTTATTGAAAAGTACGGAGCCGATGCCCTGCGAATGACCCTGATCACCGGCAATGCGCCTGGCAATGACATGCGTTTCTACTGGGAGCGAGTGGAGGCAAGCAGAAACTTTGCCAATAAAGTTTGGAATGCTTCCCGTTTCATTATGATGAATATAGAGAAAGCACCGGAAGCAAAGGCAGAGCTTTCAGAACTTACCATTGCGGACAAATGGATCCTGTCCAAGGCGAACACCCTTGCAAAAGATGTAACGGAAAACCTGGATAAATATGAGTTGGGAATCGCCCTTCAAAAGGTTTATGACTTTATCTGGGAAGAATTCTGCGATTGGTATATCGAGATGGTGAAGCCAAGGCTGTGGGACGATAATGATCAGACAAAAGCAGCGGCCATCTGGACGCTGAAAACCGTGCTTATTAACTCCTTAAAGCTTCTTCATCCTTATATGCCATTCCTTACCGAGGAAATCTTCTGCAATCTTCAGGAGGAAGAGGAGTCCATTATGATTTCCAGCTGGCCGGAGTATAAGGAGGCATGGAACTTTGAAACCGATGAGCATGCGGTTGAAACCATTAAGGAAGCTGTAAGAGGAATCCGGAATGTACGTACCTCCATGAATGTTCCGCCCAGCAGAAAAGCAAAGGTTTATGTTGTTTCTGAGAATCAGGAGATTCTTGATATCTTTGAACACAGCAAGGTATTTTTCGCTACTCTGGGTTATGCCGGTGAGGTTTATTTACAAAAGGATAAAAGTGGCATAGCAGACGATGCCGTATCAGCGGTCATTCATCAGGCAGTCATCTACATGCCTTTTGCGGAACTGGTGGATATTGAAAAAGAAGTAGAACGTTTAAAGAAGGAAGAAGAGCGCTTAAGCAAGGAGCTGGCCCGTGTAGAGGGCATGCTTAACAACGAAAAGTTCGTAAGCAAGGCTCCGGCAGCCAAGCTTGAAGAGGAAAAGGCTAAGCTTGAGAAATATGCTCAGATGATGGCTCAGGTAAAGGAGAGACTTTCTCAGCTCTCTTAA